TCTAATTTACTTTGATATTCTATTTGTTTATATGATTTACACTTAGATAATATAATCAATGACAATTAAATTGAAGGAGACAACGATTGATGCACCTGTGCACAAGCAGGGATAccattaaagcagctctgtcatccCAAACATGCCTTTCTCCCGTTGTTTCCTCGTCCTCTCTCCAAATGTGTTCATCCTTTCTGATCTTTTTCTTATAAAACACATACCGGTAcatcaaagtagggactactttgtcttaagaATTTTACCGACGCCTGGCAAATCTTGGATGGAACTTAACGCAAGCACCAATTTCCTTGTCATAATTCGCTAAATTAAATGCCACAAGTTTCACGTGCCTGTGGCATCCTTCCTCTCTAATCCTTCCTTCTCTGTACTTTCTGGAGCGTCACAAGTACGTTACAAAACAGTGAAAAACAACACACAAAGTTTGCGCGAATGCATGACTGCCAGGATCCCCTAACATGGCGGCTTGGAACGGGCTAAAAAAATTAGTACGAATATAGAATAAGAAGATAAAAACTgattaaatgcattaaaaaaaatatatgcatggaGGGAcatgaaaaaaatgtgatttgcCCTATGGCagtgtcaatttaaaaaaaaaaaaaaagtaatgtcacTTCCAGGATTTTTGTTATTAGTTTTACTTATccccatttttaaaaataaataaatcttttagatgagaaaaaaaaaagccaccatCTTAcctacctgtcaatcattgtttcaAACTCTGTTCTTTGTACGTGACAGTCAGCATTCAGGGAAGTGGGAAAATTAAACAACGTTTCTattttcctcttcatttgcaatgtttgccttgATTTTTGCCTGGTCTAAAATGGCTTACGATGTTCGTTATTAAGATGTCTATATGTTCAATATAACATTTGTGGAAAAAATATATCTCAAgacaaaaaggttaacacaagttacaagTGATTCTCAATGTTTTATTCTGTGGTTTAAATGACAGAAAAATCGTAGTTCCCCTTTAAAGAGGTAGAATACGCTATCATTTCTACGTAACAAAGTCCACATACCTAGACATGCCCAATATGGCATTATGAAGGGGGAaaacgaacaaaaaaaaaaccccttgATTACAAAGTAAAATTTGGTTTGATAGAAAATTTTGAAGGTTTTGTGACACCTTAAATTAGATGTATTGGATATAATTCCCCATATAAAAGAATTATTTTCTAACATCCTTTGAAGAAATTTGCATTAGGGCTGAGCCTCTGCCTTGTTGTAGCATGTCCACTTCCTCTATCATCTTCCCTACCTAGCCCCCCTCCTTTTTTACTCCTCTTTTTACTCATTCTTCCTCTTCCTTTCTCTTCTCCTTAACCTTTTTTCTTCAAACGTTTTATTGCTATGCTGACTCTTGAATGCTTAGAACTCCGTATAAAGGGGCCTGCACCTTACTATTTATGTTTAGATGGTTTGGAATATGGGAATTACGGTCTGATTCACTACGGGTGGAAGCATCGCTAAGGGGTATTATGCAGTGAATGTGACTTGAGGTTATTTCCTCCTTTCTTTATTACTTGTTTTTACATGGCATACACTTCTTTTTTTAAGGGAAACTGTAGGTACAAGAAAAATTATAGCTAATAACAACTTACAAGTATAACTCATAACAACTTACAAGAAGAACTAaaacttaatgaagtagtttttgtgtatagatcatgccactatagtctcactgctcaattttctgccattaagGACTAAAATCACTGTATACAGCAGCACTAGCCACAtcgccctgcatgtgacttgcacagccttcctaaacacttcctgtaagagaGCTCTAATTTTTAAACATCCTCTATTGCACATTCTGTATAATTTCTCATCtgttgctctgttaatagccttctagacctagCAGCCACAAAGTTCCAAGCTGCCAAAGTAACGTGCTGGGGTTGTGCCCATGGCACACAAATGCCAATCTCTAAATCActaaagtgatcatggtggttggagtaatccaTTAATATACCATAGCACTCCTGATCTGATCAGGAACATAGTGTAGGGCTTTCCAAAAAGGCATATCCCCATATTTTCTATAACGACCATGATGTTTTAGCATTCTAAAGGGTgataaagcatcatggtagttgcaGTTCTAAAACATCTAATGACCTACATTTAAGGCATGCATCAATCAGTACTTTATGGGCAGAGCAAGGGCTTAAGGGGTTGTGGTTCCATTGCCAGAAACCATGATATTATGTACACCAATATATTTtagattaaaacaaacaaacactataaACATTGCAAAGATGAAGAAGCAttgcagggaaaaaaaataaacaattatagtTTATTTAGTTTATAATGGAAGCCCATTGTAATAAAACCTGGGTTTTGCACCACAAACCAAGATGACACCAGTCATACAgggaaaaaatgttttcaaacaaAATCATTTTCTCATTGGAGTAGAGGGCTTTATTTGTAATTTAAACCACTACTGTAggaatctctgtaaaaagcaATAACAGCATGttttaaataaagattaaaacGCTTAAACAATAAAAAAGATGAGTATAATATTGTGCTTTTGGCAGGCTATACCAGAAGCATTGGTGCGAAGCTAAAAATAAAGACGAGTAATAGTTGAAATTTTAGAAGGTCCCTGAAAGATACAGAAGCGAGCTCAACCCATGCAAAATTGGCAGTGGATCTCGTATAGAATGTTTCTCTCGTCTGCAGGAAAATTAATGGACAAACTAGGTATTCTTGCCCAAGGAACAGCCACTAAATTGTTTTCACTGGCCGAATCTCAGGCCTAACAGGCCATAACACTGGCCTCAGTGGTGGGAGTTAGTAGGACATTTTGgcatcaggaaacaccatttccCATTCCATTCGCCTCCTCATGATGTGCCTACAAACACACAGCCTGAGAAGATGCATGATCTTGGTCATATAACACTAGATCACAGGTACTCTAGAGCCACTCCTTTTACATTTAGTGAAGAGATCTTAGTTAAAAGCAAAACATAGGCTGTGTTCTATAGAAGGCGACTGATTACCCTCACCTTCTCTGGCCTCTGGGAATGTTGAAGCCACTCAAAAAGATGAGTAAATCACGgccattttttcactgttactgGACAAGCTGGAAGATCTCAAAAATTGAAGCAGGAGACGTAATCCTAGCATTGAAACCTTATTTGTATCCATCAATGGTCCTGGCTTATTTAATTTTGTCTAAAACTGCATGTTGCAGGCATTGATAGTCATCAATAGAATCCACACAGTTGGCATAGACACAACAGCAAGGAAGCCAAGATtgtgagctgtaatgatacaagtttaaccccttaaggacacaacttctggaataaaagggaatcatgacagaatatttccgtcatgtgtctttaaggggttaaagcattgcaggCAAAACCAAAACTATGTCTGCTTACCCTTGCTGCTCGTCATTGACATACGAAAACATAAAATTACTAATGTTCCAGACCTTTTCTGTTCTAATGTCCCATAAAAGAAGGAACCCCTATAAAGTAAGTATTGCCTCCCCAAGGACCTTGAGATCTTGAGACACCACTAAATTCACATTCTAGTCTCCCAGCAAAGAAGCCTTCCTCCATTATTTATCGTGTCCAAAATGTCCTCCAGGACTGAGTGATCCCATCACGTTAGAGTAGACGGCCTAGGAACTAATGGTTACACAGTCTTATTACCCTTCCTCAAAGACACCTATTGTAAGCATTTATGCAGTTTTACTTAAAGGTCTGGTGGATCATGTATTTCTCCATTGTAGGAAGACCAAAGGGAAGTCTAGAGACTGACAGTCTTATTTAAATGGAAAGTAAGACCAGAAAACCATAGCACCATTAAACTGAAGTCAAAAAGAGGAAGCAGGTAGGTAGACATACACTTTAACCTTTCTTTATTACCAGCTTCAACTCCGAGAGAAATATAGCTTTATTGGTCTGTGATGTCCACAGTATGAAAGAGTAACCTTTGGGAAAGTTTCCACTAAAGAGGACTATTCTGTGGAGTGGACTTGACTGTCCATTGTTTGCCCGGAGCCAAAAGAGGCCATAATGCAGTTATAGAGTTTCCCTCCTATTTTGCATATGTTCTTTTCTGCTGTTGTCTTTTGAAATGTAATAAAATCTGCATGCatgatatatttatgtttatgatATTTGGATAATCTGAAATAATTTTATTAGACGGTATAAAGTCTCAGGTAGTTAAGACTTATTTCACTATATTGATgtaattcatttttttgttaatgaatattttattgagatttaGCATAATCAACAAGACAAAACCCTTGAATAATTAGAGAATAACGGGGCAAATATTATTTCTCTAATACATGGCACATAAGTCCTAAAGAGTAGTTGAGCTAATTAGCTAGTGagaataaaatgtacaaaaaaaaaatgggtatgcaaaaagattaaaaaaaacaagagaagacTGAACCAATGGCCTGGATGTAATTGCCAATAATGTAATTTATGAATAACCAGAAGCCCTTGCTTGTTTCCCTAACTGAATATCAAAGAGATTTGACTTTACTAGCAATCCAGATCCGTTGTTTGATCTAGCCTACTTTGAACATAGTGCATTCTTTAAGACATCTTGAATGGTTTGTTAAGTGAATAACAATGGGACGGAGACAATGTTTAATAATCCTCAAGGATTGACCCTTCAATAGGCCACAATTTCAGCTAGGGTGGCCAGAAAAGTGTTTTGACTTTAGCATGCTTTAAACGCATTTGTGTGTTAAGACAAGATTATGTTACATATGGCTAAATCAGTGGTGTTTTTTATTACTCAATcattaaaattaagataaaaattatatagatatatatatactgatatcaGTAACAGGCTGAGATAAATCTCTGGAATGGCTGACGCTTGCAGTTCCATATTGTTTTTACGTATCCATTTGCTTGCACTTTGAAACTGAATGGTTTCTTTACAACTAAGGCAGACAGAGCGACTTCAGGACAGAATGTATTAAATCTGGACTTGTCTGCTGCTCACAGACATATCGAAAGTCAATGAGTGTGGTTTTATTTTCTGAGCACAATTTGACAATggcaatatgcccaaatgttagAATCGAGCCAAGCTGCATCACAGATCTCCACCAGGAGTATATCCAACCACAGGTAAGTTACATCAGATCACTGTATCAAAAAAAGCCAATAAACGGTTTAACCTTTGTTCAATACACGCTGCTCAAATCAAGaggacaatgttttttttctcacaaTCCCTCTAGTTAGTGTATATTTTTACactgaggcttttttttttagatgtacaGCAGAAAATAAAATGATTCAACACACCTTAGAATACAAAAAAAGGTTTACTAGGTTCTTTTTGGCATAATCAATtgagcaacaacaacaaaaaatgttaaGTGTGACGAGGCACGATATTCTTGGTTCTATGTACCAGAAGTACAATAACGTACAgaagtacaaaagaaaaaaaaaaagatatataaaatcaaataacaaaaaaacatatataacaaaGAATAGATTATCTCCTTACAGAGAATTATGGcagtttttatataaatatattccatTTGAAAATGTAGGCCTTTCCAGGAAGTGTCTCATGCTCACAGCTGAAGCTGATACGAGAGCCGACCTTGTAGTTATTAAAATATGTTGGTTCCCATTGGGTCCCTTTATTTATCCTCCATGTAACGTTGAGATAAACACCACGTTGTCTTCATTTTCCAATTGGTAGTCCAGCTCTCCCTGCATGAGAAATAATaatttacacagaaaaaaaatctaaaacattaAGATAGGCATGGGGACAGAAGAGCAGCATGTATGTATGCAACTGTGCATTTGTATCTTTGACATTAAAGTGCTAAAATGGCTTGGACTTGAGAAACTGTCTTTGCACCGTCAGGTAGCATGCCAAAACTGTCTATActttgttttgttaatttttataTCTGTCCAGAAGGTTTACTTTTGAAAAGATTTCCAGCGGACAGAGTATGCGTGACAGAACATCATCAGAGAGTTCAAAAAACCATATTCTATTTCCTGCGCCGTGGGATGCTGGGAGTTACTCTTCAATTCACAATCTGATTGGTTGTTGACATCACATGCTCTCTgtagcctttttttttcttcttctcaatAAGCAACTATTATCaaagattttataaattgtgatGGAATCAGAATTCTCAATTCAATAGAAAAGTTTGCTGGAATTACCAATAAAAGATAGACAGTAGTAATTCCAGACAAACTTTCTTTAATTAGCTATAGcaagttaaattaaaaataaagagttTCAAGCATCGGAGACAAGTTAAGTCATACATTTAGAGGACAATTAGGACCCCTGATTGCCTTTTCTCAATTTGCTGGAAAAGTTTGTTAAGAATTTGGTTCACGTCTAACTCAATGGCATCATGCGTATTGGAGATTTTTCATGCACACATTCGTGGACGTCTTGTCATGTTCCTAAAACCACTCTGAGACAATAGGAGCGTTCAGACACTGTGACCTAATTTCCCTGTTCTTAGCTCACAAGTAGCACTCAACatgctcttctgctgctgtggtgTGCATTCAGAGATACATATCATGACACCCCAACCAAGAGTGTTTGTGACTTTTTTCTAAGAATTTGAAGTCAGGCCATTCGACTCCGACGTCAAGCTATTTTCATCCACAGTTCTTCCTCTtgatgaattttatttttatttatttatactgtaaGCCCTGGATACTGATTCCCTGTCTGCCTATTTGTTTTAACAAACAAGTATACCCAATAAAGTGGTCACATACTCATATATAGAACTAATAATGCAGATTAATGCAAAAACACAAAGAAATGGAACGTTAGTTCAATgtaaatgcaatataaaataataacatattgaTTGTACGCTGATCTCAGAAAGCGAAGCACAAAAGGAGCGAACGTAATGCAATTTGATACCTTGATATAAacaatatattctatattttagtAGCCACGTTTAAGGCAGTGTCACATAGACGAAAAACTAACTGAGACAAGAACAACAAGTAAAGAAAATTAAGTAGATCTGTAATTATTCATCCCTTGCCAGatttaaaaagaatacaaactttgttttttttaaaggtgtatttttcttttctacAGCTAAAGCTCTCTTTTTGAATGACATTATGATATGTAGAAGAAAACCCAGAGAAATAATCAGGGCAACATTTTAAGGAAACTAAGCATCATATTTGATTGTGTTCTAATTGCAAGGATGGCGTACCTGAAACAAGATTTAATTATGACAGTAATATAAATCAGTAACAGTGCAACAGCGGGTATTATATGGGACCCTCTGTTAGGTCAACCTCACGGAGtagcagaaagaaaaaaatattaacatttatataacaataaagaaacattaaaaagTGCTGTTCTCTTAAAATTTGTTTCTCTTTTCGCTTCTTTGGATCtccttcattttatttatttttctttcattctaCATTCTCCATTTTTCCTACCCCTTTCCTAATTTTCCTCCAACTTCTCAAATTTTACAGCCTAGCCGTTAATTATGAATATAATTATCATTGCCTGTACTTTGCCTGTTTTCtgcaaagttctaaaattttaacATTTCCAGATATCCGTCCATTTGGAACTCTCCTTCATAAAAAAGAACCTAAAGCAGTTACAACCACATTGGTCCTGCAAGACCATAGCTTAGCAATTCCGAATTAACCATGCAATATTACAACACAGCTTGTCCACAAAATGAATGACTGTAGACTCCCTGCAATGAGAAGAAATTACAGTATACACCCCTTCCTACAGCAGAGTACAAATAAAACACTGCTAGACCTCTACTCAGCAGGAAAGGCCCTGGTACCGCTTCTCTGGAAAAAGCAAGAGGTTCCCACCCTCGGACAGTGTCAGGACAGGGTAGATGAGATTTCCGACATGGAGATGCAGCATTACGTAACAAAGTAGACAAATGTTCCCAGTTGTGGATGCCGTGGCCTACAAACATTTCAACTCCCACATAGTGACCTAGAGCATACACTCACAGTGTACCTCAAGGGACTACAGAACGGTAAGACCTTCCTCCCCCTACTCCTTTCCCTCTGCATATTTTGTACATCTTTGTTTCCACCACTCTGGAATAGTGATGACCAGCAGCTGCTTAGTCCTAAACCTCAAGTGAAATCAGATTAGCATTTAATGATTACACAATTTGGCGACAGGGATAGATGTTATAATAACTCTATTTATGTCTTTTTTTCCGATGGTAACACTATATGTTTACACCTTTCATGTTTCTGTTATTCTACATTTTGTGATTGAATACTAAAACacctaaaataaagattgtccaaTAAAAGAAGAAATTACCATACATACTGGAATTCTCTGTACTTAATTACCGGAAATATTTTTGCAGATTTCTGCCTCATAACCCCGCTCCAGTAGCTATAGTTCCATTGATATGTATCGTCATTATAATTTAGATTAAAATGTTCTTTTGGATTTCacccatgttattttttttacatatattgtaaTATCCTTTTCATTACATTCACACAATTAAAGTAAACTCTATTTTAAAGAATCAAAGTATAATTTGGGTTTGGCTTCTCTGTccagtgtttttaaataaataaatgcccttTCCTTTaagtcagggctgtccaacctgcggccccccagatgttgctgaactacaactcccatgattctttcaatgaaacagatagccagggaagcatgggagttgtagttcagcaacatctgggggcccgcaggttggacagccctgctttaaGTCTTCAATGATCTAAGTGAAATTGTATTCTATGTGTGCACAGAACTGGACACCATTTGCATCATATGCCAGGTTGTGCCTTTACATCCATTTGATTTTACAAAtctaaagaaatttaaaaaagcaTTCTTCGTAGTTACCACAATGATCAACATTTAGAGACACTAGAAGTCTCACTTTCTTTATAAAGTGACAGTTGTTATTCAATAAACCTATATGTTAGTATTCTGTTTTAACTCACCATGAGTTCCCAGTCTGAATCATTGATGAGAACAAGGATTCCAGGACGCCTAAGGTGAAAAACAAAGCCAAAAggaattttaacatttttattaaagcaaTATTGTGAAAtccacacaaaaaaatgtgccgCTAGCTAAAAGATATAATGGCTGACCCGTCACTGAATTGTTGTGAATTGAAacccaaattgcaaaatgtaagctAAAAACTGCCAAACTGTTGCTAAAGCAGAGTTGGAGAATGTATCCAAATCGCATATTTTAGCAAGTCATTATTCATTTCCTTACAATTCTGTTCTGTTCAGTCTGTTTCAGCAAATAAAATAGGTGTTGTTCCCAAGCTGATCACTTGACACAGAGCTGCAGTACATTACATACTGTAAAGAGTGTGTAAGGGGTCAAAGAGACACTAGTGTATGCCTCAAGCCACCCCAAAGGGGGTTACAGGCTCACTGCCTTTGGGGCTACATTAGGCTGGACACAGAACTTAGAGGAAAACTCCACATGCATAAAGGACTTCAGctttctgaaatgctttatgtgtctaGAGCCTGACAGATTTGAAATCGGAACTTTAATATTAGGGGGCAAACACCTACCTGGCTGTCATTAAGAAAACCAGGGAGGTATTCTTCAGCTTCTTTTAGCAATACGGAGCTACTGGTAGTGGCAGGCATGCTTTGCTAGCACGCACCGGCCGTCTTCCCTTCACATTTAGttgtattacatttatttataaaggaTGCATTGAGAGTTCTCTCTCTTATATTACATCTCATTGAGAAGCTTTGGATAGCCATCATTGCGTGCGCTGGTGGCTCTAGCACAGAGGCTTTTCAATGAGAGGCCTATGATTGGAGCATTAGCCAGCACAGACTTGTAGACAAggagaggacttgcaaaggcttcagacatgaGATCTTAGATATCTAATATAAACCctactgggaattttttttttttttttttaaataaacacatacatattggTATTGGTGGTATAGCTACTAAAAAGTCATTTTAAAAAATTcctttagtgtgttttttttttttttttttttttttttaaagtagctgTGAGCATTATACTTGTGATTCCCATTAGGCAATTAATTAAAACTAATACatcaatttatatataaattaataagacTATGTTACCACTATAAGGTTTCAGTGATTCCAACATCCCAGTAAATTCTCCCTCCCAGAGACTTACACTGTCTCTCCCTGAATGAACAGCTCCGGACGTTCCTTCAACAGATTCTGTTTGATCCACACCAACAACTGTCTGATGTTCCCTGAAAAGAATACAAACGCggactattttatttttctcatttattttgtTAGAAAGTTCAAAATACACTTCATTAGAGGCTCATGTTTATTCATTTGTACATTGTAATAGTACAGTTAAATGCATTATCATTTTCACTTCATGATGTATTgtcatggtttttttttattatttttttatttttaccataaAGAAACTTTTCTGGATAACATTTATAGTTTagccctttaaggacacatgacatgtgtgacatgtcatgattcacttttattccagaagtttggtccttaaggggttaaaggggtgatGAAATGACATGATTGTTATGCAAGTACTGTATGCCAGTCTTTTGAAGCTAGTGGTATTTCTGACATCATATCAAAGTTAGGGAGCATGGATTTACAGGGAGAACTGCATTGTAAGGGGAAAACTGGATATACagagaaatggggggggggggggggggggtagaggggatgaaaaaaaaaacaaacatttaaaaaaaaaaaaactttttggagaaGGCAAATGATAAGTGATATTACTATGATAATTCTTTCTCTCTTTGTTTCAAAGGATTACATGTTCACCGATATATATTgaaagtgtatctgtgtgtagtctGGAAAGAAAGGCCTAcgaaaaatgttatattttctgCCCACCCTTTTTCAAGGCTACCATTTAACCAACGTAAAGTGCTAACAGACCAAGGTATGTCCCCCATGTGACATGGTTCACAGCACATACAGCGACTATTTAGTCCACCCAACATGGTGGATAGGAGAAGACGCCGACGCCGTGGGACCGGCTGGAATCCATCGATGCTGCATTTTGATGAGTAGCATTGCTGGTCACAGAAGGGTCAGAAGCAGGGATGCGAAAGCTCGTTTATCAGACTGACTCAGGAAAGGGTCAGCAAGCTCTGCCCGAACTCCCACCCGCCCACATTCTCGGTCCAGGGAAGCTATTGTATGGGGCGTTACCATGGAAAAGCCGGCATTGCTGCGTTTCTCCTATTGTTCCATTCCTGGGAAGGGATCCTTCTCCACGTCCCCCTGTCTAATCAGTAACAGAAGTGAAAATGTAGCACGACTGTATCTCACCTCCGCAGGGCCTGGACCCAACAATAAAGGGGGGCTGCTCTGCTGCTGTAATGTATTTAATGATTACCCAAGAGGACATTCCTTTATAAAAGAAACCTTTTTCATTTTCTCTCCTTTTGTTAATGAAGTTCACACTATGTTGGGTCTCATTTTTCCAATGAattaggtttaaaataaaaatgttcaatcTCATGCAGGTGAACATTTCTAACTACCtggattttataataaaaaaaaaggaagacaTACAAATACTACAATAAATAAATGTTCATAATAAAAGAGTAATGACAGCACTACAAAACATACATAAGCACTTGTATTAGCCATTGAAGTGAAGTGATGGACTGCACAACTCAGAGCTCTAATGTTAGGCCATGTCCTTCTGACTGTGGTTGGATTAAAACGCCCCAAAACTCTCAAGAGCTTCATGACCTTACAAGAAACACAAGCTTCCACCATGAGGTCCTAAATAGAGAGCATGGATCAGGCATGACTGcatacatttatttgtattaataGTTAAAGTGCGCCTGCTTTGATAttactggaatataaatgagagtAGAAGGACATAGTTCAAAACACTCTCAATCTCTCACTGATGTCTTAAAAAAGTCCTGAAAATTAGGAACATAAAGTGTCAGGATGTTCACTCCTGAATACAGAATTATACTAGCTAGGACTCTGTGAAAGAGAGTCAGACTACATACCCCATGATTCTTCGCTTGTCTTAAGTTGGCAAAGGCAAGGGTACGTCATTGAGGTAAATGGGTAAAATCAATAAGTTGCTGGCAAATGAACTGAAGCAGAGATGGGACTGTCTGCAGTGCTTATTAATATAGATCAGAGGCAGCAAATGGTTGACTTTATCCCATATGGTTGTGGAGCTtcatggga
This DNA window, taken from Pelobates fuscus isolate aPelFus1 chromosome 9, aPelFus1.pri, whole genome shotgun sequence, encodes the following:
- the URM1 gene encoding ubiquitin-related modifier 1 isoform X2 — its product is MAAPLSLLLEFGGGAELLFDGIKKHNVTLPNQSNPWNIRQLLVWIKQNLLKERPELFIQGETVRPGILVLINDSDWELMGELDYQLENEDNVVFISTLHGG
- the URM1 gene encoding ubiquitin-related modifier 1 isoform X1, translating into MSGQLMFLSSYFSGGAELLFDGIKKHNVTLPNQSNPWNIRQLLVWIKQNLLKERPELFIQGETVRPGILVLINDSDWELMGELDYQLENEDNVVFISTLHGG